Proteins found in one Plasmodium sp. gorilla clade G2 genome assembly, chromosome: 14 genomic segment:
- a CDS encoding thioredoxin-like protein — MKRTDDKIYVDINNEEEYKNLFDDKNDILYIIDIYTRWCGPCIFTFEMINKIYKNNLFFSENVKLFSICAQTVASLKNYDNNSRPFYIILKNGEIVQQIQGCNIPLIFSFIDEHLMNKKIN, encoded by the coding sequence atgaaaagaacgGACGATAAAATTTACGTGGATATAAACAACgaagaagaatataaaaacttatttgatgataagaatgatattctttatataatagatATTTATACTAGATGGTGTGGACCATGTATTTTTACTTTTgaaatgataaataaaatatataaaaacaatttattcttttctgAAAATGTCAAGTTATTTTCTATATGTGCACAAACTGTGGCctcattaaaaaattatgataataattctagacccttttatatcatattgaAAAATGGAGAAATAGTACAACAAATTCAAGGGTGTAATATACCacttattttttcatttatagaTGAGCACTTGatgaataagaaaataaattaa